From a single Raphanus sativus cultivar WK10039 chromosome 3, ASM80110v3, whole genome shotgun sequence genomic region:
- the LOC108848075 gene encoding exocyst complex component EXO70H1, which produces MGKHLFRSSPPPEKQTAHQTLAETAVQECMSNINTVISKWTSPSSSSDQFLFSTNSRREAEEFVEAVRHLHITMHRLAAVNPSSDKLIHAQNLMQSAMNLLESEFHRVLMENRQYLDPESVSVRSHRSSRFSSSTPTSVSDSEDETFHEENTTEEHRFSGGDSDAMDDLKMIADCMISSGYAKECVKVYKTVRRSIVDETLHGLAVERFTLHQIQKMDWDTLESKIRSWLPAVKLAVRSLFFGERLLADHVFSSSVNIAESSFTDITQEGALTLFTFPENAAKIKKLSPEKMFRFLDMYESLANLFVEIESIFYFDSAVTVRTQVISSLAKLGDAARLMMNDFESAIQKETSKTPIAGGGVHPLTRYVMNYLSFLADYSESTAVIFENWRPTSPESYAGEDARPEELYSSPVSVRIAWVILLTLCKIDGKAQPYKDVALSYLFLANNLQYVVVKVRSSGLKVLLGEDWVGRHEGKVRQYADKFEKLAWGRVLTSLPENPAEEITGEEATELFGRFNDEFEAAYRKQIAWVVPDPKLRDWIKLSLSQKLMPVCTEFYEVNRFGLGGDGFNVRYTPEDIGNYLSDLYFGSRGSGSVSTKGSGSGTGSSATGKSHGGRSH; this is translated from the coding sequence ATGGGGAAGCACTTGTTCAGGTCATCTCCTCCACCGGAGAAACAAACAGCTCACCAAACACTCGCCGAGACAGCTGTTCAGGAGTGTatgagcaacatcaacaccgtCATATCCAAATGgacttctccttcttcttcttccgacCAATTCCTCTTCTCCACCAACAGTCGTCGCGAAGCAGAGGAGTTCGTCGAAGCCGTCAGGCATCTGCACATCACGATGCACCGTCTTGCCGCCGTCAACCCCTCGTCCGACAAGCTAATCCACGCTCAGAACCTGATGCAATCAGCGATGAACCTTCTCGAATCAGAGTTCCACCGAGTCCTGATGGAGAACCGACAGTATCTAGACCCGGAATCCGTCTCCGTCCGGTCCCACAGATCGTCAAGATTCAGCTCATCCACACCCACCAGCGTCTCCGACTCCGAAGACGAAACCTTCCACGAAGAGAACACCACCGAAGAACATAGATTTTCCGGGGGAGACTCGGACGCAATGGACGATCTCAAGATGATCGCTGACTGCATGATCTCATCAGGATACGCCAAAGAATGCGTCAAAGTCTACAAAACCGTAAGGAGATCGATCGTCGACGAGACGCTCCACGGCCTAGCCGTGGAGAGATTCACTCTCCATCAGATTCAAAAAATGGACTGGGACACACTCGAGTCCAAGATCAGGTCCTGGCTGCCAGCTGTCAAGCTAGCCGTTAGGTCCCTCTTTTTCGGAGAGAGGCTTCTCGCGGATCACGTCTTCTCCTCCTCCGTCAACATAGCCGAATCCTCCTTCACAGACATCACGCAAGAAGGAGCGTTGACGCTATTCACCTTCCCGGAGAACGCCGCGAAGATAAAAAAACTATCGCCGGAGAAAATGTTCCGGTTTTTAGATATGTACGAGTCGCTCGCGAACCTCTTCGTCGAGATCGAATCCATCTTCTACTTCGACTCGGCCGTTACCGTTAGAACTCAGGTGATCAGCTCCTTGGCGAAACTCGGCGACGCGGCGAGGCTCATGATGAATGATTTCGAGTCGGCGATTCAGAAGGAAACCTCCAAAACGCCGATCGCCGGCGGCGGCGTTCACCCGCTCACTCGCTACGTCATGAACTACCTCTCCTTCCTCGCCGACTACAGCGAGTCAACCGCCGTGATCTTCGAGAACTGGCGGCCAACCTCGCCGGAATCTTACGCCGGAGAAGACGCTCGTCCGGAGGAGCTCTACTCGTCTCCGGTGTCCGTGCGTATCGCGTGGGTGATACTCCTGACTCTCTGCAAAATCGACGGGAAAGCTCAGCCGTACAAGGACGTGGCGCTGTCTTACCTCTTCCTCGCGAACAATCTCCAATACGTCGTCGTAAAGGTGCGTTCGTCTGGCTTGAAGGTTCTTCTCGGGGAGGACTGGGTGGGGAGGCACGAGGGGAAGGTGAGGCAGTACGCGGACAAGTTCGAGAAGCTCGCGTGGGGGAGAGTGCTGACGTCGTTGCCGGAGAATCCAGCTGAGGAGATCACGGGGGAGGAGGCGACAGAGCTGTTCGGTAGGTTTAACGACGAGTTCGAGGCGGCGTACCGGAAACAGATAGCGTGGGTGGTGCCCGacccgaaacttagggactggATTAAATTATCGTTGAGTCAGAAGCTGATGCCGGTTTGTACCGAGTTTTACGAGGTGAACCGGTTCGGTTTGGGAGGAGATGGGTTTAATGTTAGGTATACCCCTGAAGATATTGGGAATTACTTGTCGGATCTTTATTTTGGAAGCAGAGGGTCAGGGAGTGTGTCAACGAAAGGGTCCGGATCCGGAACCGGTTCGTCGGCTACCGGTAAATCTCATGGAGGACGTAGCCATTGA